From a single Candidatus Zixiibacteriota bacterium genomic region:
- the folE gene encoding GTP cyclohydrolase I FolE, protein MIKLKQLAKKKIDKKTISKGVSLILDGLGVDASSEGTKDTARRVADFCEQFFTGLHRNPREKLKLYKAENRDEMIIARDIHFFSFCEHHLLPFFGFVHIAYIPENNTIAGFSRLVEVVDIIARRPQIQERMTTEIAEVIMDVLHPKGVLVIVEAEQFCLTMRGFGQPGIKTISSAVRGALRKDATREEALVLIKSK, encoded by the coding sequence ATGATCAAACTGAAACAATTAGCGAAGAAAAAGATTGATAAAAAAACAATAAGCAAGGGCGTCAGCTTGATTCTCGATGGATTGGGAGTTGATGCCAGCTCTGAGGGAACAAAAGATACAGCCCGACGAGTGGCTGATTTTTGCGAGCAGTTCTTTACCGGATTGCACCGCAACCCTCGTGAAAAACTGAAGCTTTACAAGGCTGAGAACCGCGATGAAATGATTATCGCGCGGGATATACACTTCTTCTCGTTTTGCGAACATCATCTGCTGCCATTTTTCGGCTTTGTTCATATAGCATATATACCGGAAAACAACACTATTGCCGGTTTTTCACGCTTGGTGGAAGTGGTAGATATTATCGCCCGAAGACCGCAAATACAAGAGCGTATGACTACCGAAATCGCCGAAGTTATCATGGATGTTTTGCATCCCAAGGGCGTTCTGGTTATAGTCGAAGCTGAACAATTTTGCTTAACAATGAGAGGTTTTGGCCAACCGGGTATTAAAACAATCAGCTCGGCGGTAAGGGGAGCTTTGCGCAAGGATGCCACCCGCGAGGAAGCTCTTGTTTTA